The proteins below come from a single uncultured Carboxylicivirga sp. genomic window:
- a CDS encoding efflux RND transporter permease subunit — translation MLNRIIYFSLHNKLLVLLGAALLMIWGVYSARTMDVDVFPDLTAPTVIVMTDAHGMAAEEVERLVTFPIETAVNGATDVRRVRSNSSHGFSFIWVEFDWGTDVFKARQIVSEKLVTLSGQLPLGISQPVLAPQSSVMGEILFIGLHSDSTDNMTLRTIADWQIKPLLLATGGVSQVTIIGGDYKQYQVLADPYKMMQYNVSLDDMIAVCQSASQNSTGGVVRQYGNEYVVRGIARTSDINELGRTLIKQNQGLPIYLEDVAEVKIGSAVKMGYASQNAKPAIIISVSKQPNTNTLDLTERIEANLSDLVKTLPPNVTLDTKIFRQADFIETSVNNVQESLIEGGLFVVIILFLFLGSFRTTIISLLAIPLSLLGAIITLKYLNLNINTMSLGGMAIAIGSLVDDAIIDVENVYKRLRQNYEKPKEERESAVSIVFEASKEIRASILNATFIIIVAFIPLFFLSGMEGRMLRPLGIAYIVSLFMSLIIAMTLTPLLCRLLLSNDKYLSKKEKSGRLTQWLQKHYHQSLGWTLHHKTLVLIVSVAMFIVSLVLMSGMGRSFLPEFNEGALTISAVSQPGVSLEESNKLGNLLEHELLSIPEVESTARRTGRGELDAHSQTTNSAEIDVNFTLADRSQEEFLEEVRYKLANVPGVATTVGQPLGHRIDHMLSGTRANIAIKIFGQDLNELFLLGNKLSAAIKGVEGLVDISVEQQREIPQLQIKADRDKLAMYGISLKEFNEFVEVAFAGEKMADIYEGQRSFDLFLRFNEDYTQTIEGVKNALIDTEDGKKVPLELVANVVSAAGPGSVSRENVQRKIVVSANVAGRDLRSVVNDVKETVGEKVQLPEGYRIEYGGQFESEAKASRTLLLTTLLAIGIIFLLLYQEFKNSKLAGIILLNLPLALIGGVFAIQFTSGIISIPAIIGFITLFGIATRNGILLVSSYRHLAEQNYSLNDQIRLGSIDRLNPILMTALTAALALIPLAVNGNAAGNEIQSPMAKVILGGLLSSTLLNMYVIPIVYYLLNRKAETKYKEGVKA, via the coding sequence ATGCTGAATAGAATCATTTATTTTTCCCTTCATAACAAGTTACTTGTGTTGCTGGGAGCTGCCTTGTTAATGATATGGGGCGTGTACAGTGCCCGAACCATGGATGTGGATGTGTTTCCGGATTTAACGGCACCAACTGTGATTGTAATGACTGATGCTCATGGTATGGCTGCTGAGGAAGTAGAGAGACTGGTTACCTTTCCTATTGAGACGGCTGTAAACGGAGCCACTGATGTGCGAAGGGTTCGTTCCAATAGTTCGCATGGTTTTTCATTTATATGGGTTGAGTTTGATTGGGGTACGGATGTATTTAAGGCGCGTCAGATAGTTAGTGAGAAGTTGGTGACCTTGTCCGGGCAGTTACCTTTAGGTATTTCGCAACCTGTTTTGGCTCCTCAGTCAAGTGTAATGGGCGAGATCTTGTTTATTGGTTTACACTCCGATAGCACGGATAATATGACACTTAGAACCATTGCCGACTGGCAGATTAAACCATTGCTATTGGCAACTGGTGGAGTATCGCAGGTTACCATTATTGGTGGTGATTATAAGCAATACCAGGTTTTGGCCGATCCTTATAAGATGATGCAATATAATGTTTCGTTGGATGATATGATTGCCGTGTGTCAGTCGGCTAGTCAGAATAGTACAGGCGGTGTGGTTCGTCAGTATGGAAATGAATATGTGGTAAGAGGTATTGCACGTACGTCTGATATTAATGAATTAGGTCGAACACTAATAAAGCAAAACCAAGGGCTTCCTATCTATCTTGAAGATGTTGCGGAAGTAAAAATTGGGAGTGCAGTTAAAATGGGTTATGCATCGCAGAATGCCAAACCTGCTATAATTATATCGGTTTCGAAGCAACCCAATACCAATACATTAGATCTGACAGAAAGGATTGAAGCTAATTTGAGTGATTTGGTGAAGACATTGCCTCCAAATGTAACTTTAGATACTAAGATCTTCCGTCAGGCTGATTTCATCGAAACATCTGTAAACAATGTACAGGAATCGCTGATAGAAGGCGGTTTGTTTGTTGTGATCATTCTATTCCTGTTTTTGGGAAGTTTTCGTACAACAATCATCTCGCTTTTGGCTATTCCGTTGTCGTTGTTGGGAGCTATTATCACACTAAAATACCTGAATCTGAATATCAATACTATGAGTTTGGGTGGTATGGCTATTGCCATTGGTTCATTGGTGGATGATGCCATTATTGATGTGGAGAACGTATACAAGCGATTGCGACAAAACTATGAAAAGCCCAAAGAAGAAAGAGAAAGTGCAGTAAGCATTGTTTTTGAAGCCTCGAAAGAAATCAGGGCTTCCATATTAAATGCAACCTTTATCATAATTGTGGCTTTTATTCCATTGTTTTTTCTTTCTGGTATGGAAGGCCGTATGTTACGTCCGTTAGGGATTGCCTACATCGTATCACTATTTATGTCGCTTATTATTGCCATGACGCTTACACCACTGTTGTGTCGTTTGTTGTTGTCCAATGATAAGTATTTAAGCAAGAAAGAAAAATCAGGTAGATTGACGCAATGGTTGCAAAAGCATTATCATCAATCATTGGGATGGACACTTCATCATAAAACATTGGTATTAATTGTTTCGGTTGCCATGTTTATTGTATCCCTTGTTCTGATGAGTGGTATGGGGCGCAGTTTCTTGCCCGAATTTAATGAAGGAGCTTTAACTATATCAGCAGTTAGTCAGCCTGGGGTTTCGTTGGAAGAAAGCAACAAGCTGGGTAATCTGTTGGAGCATGAGTTGCTATCCATACCAGAAGTGGAAAGCACAGCCCGCCGAACTGGTCGTGGAGAATTGGACGCTCACTCGCAAACAACGAATAGTGCAGAGATTGATGTAAATTTCACATTGGCCGATCGCTCACAGGAAGAGTTTTTGGAAGAAGTTCGTTACAAGCTGGCGAATGTACCAGGTGTTGCTACTACTGTTGGTCAGCCTTTGGGACATCGAATTGATCATATGCTTTCGGGTACGCGAGCGAATATTGCGATTAAAATATTCGGTCAGGATTTGAATGAGCTTTTCCTGTTGGGAAACAAGTTATCGGCTGCCATCAAAGGAGTTGAAGGTTTGGTGGATATTAGTGTTGAGCAGCAAAGAGAAATTCCTCAATTGCAGATAAAGGCCGATAGAGATAAGCTGGCCATGTATGGCATAAGTCTCAAAGAATTTAACGAGTTTGTTGAAGTAGCTTTTGCTGGTGAAAAGATGGCGGATATATACGAAGGACAAAGAAGCTTCGATCTGTTTCTGCGATTTAACGAGGATTATACCCAAACCATCGAAGGCGTTAAAAACGCTTTGATAGATACCGAAGATGGTAAGAAAGTACCGTTGGAATTGGTTGCTAATGTTGTTTCTGCTGCTGGACCTGGCTCGGTAAGTCGTGAAAATGTGCAACGTAAAATTGTGGTGTCGGCTAATGTGGCTGGACGCGATTTACGTAGTGTTGTAAACGATGTGAAAGAAACGGTAGGAGAGAAGGTACAGTTACCCGAAGGCTATAGAATTGAATATGGAGGCCAATTCGAAAGTGAAGCAAAGGCATCACGAACCTTGTTGCTTACAACATTGCTTGCCATTGGTATCATTTTTCTATTGCTATATCAAGAGTTTAAAAATAGTAAGCTGGCGGGAATCATTTTGCTAAATCTACCGTTAGCATTAATTGGTGGTGTGTTTGCCATTCAGTTTACATCGGGCATTATTAGTATTCCGGCTATTATTGGTTTTATTACCTTGTTTGGTATTGCAACCCGAAATGGAATTTTATTGGTATCGAGTTACAGGCATTTAGCAGAGCAGAATTATTCGTTGAATGACCAAATTCGATTGGGATCTATAGATCGTTTAAATCCTATTCTGATGACAGCTCTAACGGCAGCTTTGGCTCTGATACCTTTGGCTGTGAATGGTAATGCAGCAGGTAACGAAATTCAAAGTCCGATGGCAAAGGTGATATTGGGAGGATTACTAAGTTCAACCCTCCTGAATATGTATGTAATTCCTATTGTTTATTATTTATTGAATAGAAAAGCAGAAACTAAGTATAAGGAAGGAGTTAAAGCATGA
- a CDS encoding TolC family protein: protein MKNILMALAFFCSITVQAQNTIEQVLSSIETNNKTLKALRAEADAVKVQNKVGMNPSNPEVEYVYQWGKEESMGTRSEFNVVQSIDFPTAYIFRGQMTNALNDKVELDYKVAYNKVMLNAVELCYQVFYGKMLIDEYQKRLDHAESIAEVYMYKLETGDVNIIESNKAQLNLLNARNNLAVLKADQQAVIERLQGINGGEPLDMEALLVLHAALPTDFETWFADKKEMMPEILSLEQSIEANRKKQHLNRALSLPKLSGGYSSEKGLTDSFRGVNMGISIPLWENKHSVKQVKLQTVSMENRLEDMELQAYYGLKALYTKAARLKQTIDDYQQVLGNLHSNELLKIALDAGEISVLDFIVEQGIYYEAIENYVSVQLQYDTTMARLNYFDF, encoded by the coding sequence ATGAAAAATATTTTAATGGCACTTGCCTTCTTTTGTTCAATAACTGTGCAGGCTCAGAATACTATTGAGCAAGTATTAAGCAGCATCGAAACAAATAATAAAACATTGAAGGCTTTGCGTGCAGAAGCTGATGCCGTAAAAGTGCAGAACAAAGTAGGGATGAATCCTTCAAACCCTGAAGTTGAGTATGTTTATCAATGGGGTAAGGAAGAATCGATGGGAACACGCAGTGAGTTTAATGTAGTTCAGTCCATTGATTTTCCTACAGCTTATATATTTCGTGGGCAGATGACCAATGCATTAAATGATAAGGTTGAACTGGATTACAAGGTGGCGTATAATAAGGTGATGTTAAATGCGGTGGAGCTTTGTTATCAGGTGTTTTATGGTAAGATGTTGATTGATGAGTATCAAAAAAGGTTGGATCATGCTGAGAGTATTGCCGAAGTGTATATGTATAAGCTCGAAACGGGCGATGTCAATATTATTGAGAGTAATAAGGCGCAGCTGAACTTGTTAAATGCACGTAACAATCTGGCTGTGTTGAAAGCCGATCAGCAGGCTGTGATTGAGCGATTGCAGGGAATCAATGGTGGGGAGCCGCTGGATATGGAGGCTTTATTAGTGCTTCATGCTGCTTTGCCAACTGATTTTGAAACCTGGTTTGCTGATAAAAAGGAAATGATGCCCGAAATACTTAGTTTGGAGCAAAGTATTGAGGCCAATCGTAAGAAGCAACATCTTAACAGGGCTTTATCGTTGCCCAAGCTATCTGGTGGATATAGTTCGGAAAAGGGACTGACAGACAGTTTTAGAGGGGTGAACATGGGTATTAGTATTCCGCTTTGGGAAAACAAACACTCCGTGAAACAGGTGAAGTTACAAACCGTTTCGATGGAAAATAGATTGGAAGATATGGAATTGCAAGCTTATTATGGTCTTAAGGCTTTATATACCAAAGCTGCTCGATTGAAGCAAACGATCGACGATTACCAACAAGTCTTGGGCAACTTACATAGTAATGAGTTGCTAAAAATAGCTTTGGATGCCGGTGAAATATCAGTGCTCGATTTTATTGTGGAGCAAGGTATTTACTATGAAGCAATCGAAAACTATGTGTCGGTGCAGCTTCAGTATGATACTACCATGGCACGTTTAAATTATTTTGATTTTTGA
- a CDS encoding two-component regulator propeller domain-containing protein: MKFRSTCRFYIYFCFWVLLLSCVGMGNIWANEFKQSIHQQWHFNHLSVEEGLSNNYVKAINQDKYGYIWIATTFGLNRFNGLTNDCFYHSEADSTTLVSNYISSLFIDSNQTFWVGTDKGLQCFDYEFQNFTTEEIPDGYVKREVFCIAEDHDKLLLVGTSSGLYSKRLGEVDFCKIELKHLGLPNDSIYRMVVDEKNNLWITTYQTGLYYFNREDNTITAYTHQELDTKSLPDDWIHYLYLDRENMLWVGTYNTGFCRFNNSDSTFTHYFINPREEFTKRIRTIFEDNTDEMFLGSRRGLFLFNKESGVSELYALDDHPISILSQNSVTCSFVDKYQNVWLGTHSGGVTYFNTLQNKFNHIKYVKNDTHFLNTLSVHCFAKKGNKLYVGTEKGINVFDKETQRFTYWQNDASDPLSLSYDDVKDIVVESKDSIWVATNRGGLNLLDSKGRLIKLFKHDNTDPYSLPSNKIYNVYIDSNNILWVISNEDWDRSQSVVSRYDRKNGRFIHYKKPFFMGFAESQSGDLYVGGYHGFFQYDRDSDHFIAINNDVSILRTDALFVDSDRNVWVGSYKGLTKYDYQKKKFINISKELNLGVKEIYGITGNKNTLWVSSNNGLIRLNDIKKLSDKKVSTFIAEDGLQSRDFNYNACYQDSKGYCYFGGDNGFNVFHSDSITSNPYPPEIFLASINVEGQKVVSGTKVYGRVVINKSVYETKSIELSYKVRSFTLFFNVLHYANAKSNRYKYKFDEDEIWNYADATNNYITFWNLKPGLHHLIVYGINADGKESLSPVELKVNIYPPFWYSTWFILVVVVSIALLILIAIYMKERRLLYQKSKLEKVVAIKTKELMLRNIELSKQKEEIEDQKEEIINQRDVIFENNKLLEEYANNLEVKVEERTVELSKAKIKAEESDRLKTSFLKNISHEVRTPLNAIMGFINVIGDDLTNPDNLRFFEVIKSSGYTLMKTIEDVIDYAKIETDAINVFIEKTSIEQLLQELFEHYKVELSRNNAEYNQTVDLKIEHLVNDFNDYTFTDRDRLKQILDNLLSNAIKFTHQGEIVFGVSYSSSWHIGFYVKDTGIGIHKVDQDKIFDRFRKIEEKSQNLYRGGGLGLAISKYLVELLGGTIEVESLNGKGSTFSFTIKNLHRTSNKQNSICLKSNK, from the coding sequence ATGAAATTCAGATCGACTTGTCGTTTTTATATATACTTTTGTTTCTGGGTATTGTTATTGAGTTGTGTCGGAATGGGTAATATATGGGCTAACGAGTTTAAACAAAGTATACATCAGCAGTGGCATTTTAATCATTTATCTGTTGAAGAAGGACTTTCGAATAATTATGTCAAAGCTATAAATCAAGATAAGTACGGATACATTTGGATTGCCACAACGTTTGGGTTAAATAGGTTTAATGGATTAACCAATGACTGTTTTTATCATTCAGAAGCGGATTCAACTACTTTGGTTTCAAACTACATTTCATCACTATTTATTGACTCAAATCAAACATTTTGGGTTGGAACGGATAAAGGATTACAGTGTTTTGATTATGAATTTCAGAACTTTACAACCGAGGAAATACCTGATGGATATGTAAAACGAGAAGTATTTTGTATTGCCGAAGATCATGACAAACTTTTGTTAGTTGGTACATCAAGCGGCTTATATTCGAAGAGATTGGGTGAAGTAGACTTTTGCAAAATCGAATTAAAACATCTTGGCCTTCCAAATGATTCTATTTATCGTATGGTGGTAGATGAAAAGAATAACCTTTGGATTACAACTTACCAAACAGGTTTGTATTATTTTAATAGAGAAGACAATACTATAACAGCCTATACACATCAAGAGTTGGATACAAAGAGTTTGCCCGATGATTGGATTCATTATTTATATTTAGATCGAGAAAATATGTTATGGGTGGGAACTTATAATACTGGGTTTTGTAGGTTTAATAATTCGGATAGTACTTTTACTCATTACTTTATAAATCCCAGAGAGGAGTTTACAAAGCGTATTCGTACTATTTTTGAGGATAATACGGATGAAATGTTTCTTGGAAGCCGACGAGGTTTATTTCTTTTTAATAAGGAATCTGGTGTTTCGGAATTGTATGCATTGGATGATCATCCTATCTCAATTTTATCTCAAAATTCGGTGACATGTAGTTTTGTTGATAAATATCAGAATGTTTGGCTGGGAACTCACTCTGGCGGAGTTACCTACTTCAATACACTACAAAACAAGTTTAACCACATAAAATATGTCAAGAATGATACTCACTTTTTAAATACATTATCCGTTCATTGTTTTGCTAAAAAGGGAAACAAGCTATATGTAGGAACTGAAAAAGGAATTAATGTTTTCGATAAAGAAACACAGCGATTTACCTATTGGCAAAATGATGCTTCAGATCCGTTATCCTTAAGCTATGATGATGTTAAAGATATTGTAGTTGAATCCAAAGATTCTATATGGGTAGCAACCAACAGGGGTGGGTTAAACTTGTTAGATAGCAAAGGGCGTTTAATAAAGTTATTCAAACATGATAACACAGATCCATATTCATTACCTTCCAATAAAATCTACAATGTATATATCGATTCCAATAATATCTTATGGGTTATATCTAATGAAGATTGGGATAGATCGCAATCAGTAGTAAGTAGGTATGATAGAAAAAACGGTAGGTTTATTCATTACAAAAAGCCGTTTTTTATGGGATTTGCCGAGTCTCAGTCTGGCGATTTGTATGTAGGTGGATATCATGGATTTTTTCAATATGATAGGGATTCTGATCATTTTATCGCTATAAATAATGACGTTAGTATATTAAGAACCGATGCCTTATTTGTCGATTCGGATAGAAATGTGTGGGTGGGAAGCTATAAAGGTTTGACAAAGTATGATTATCAGAAAAAGAAGTTTATTAATATTTCGAAAGAACTTAATCTGGGCGTTAAAGAAATTTATGGCATTACAGGCAATAAAAATACATTATGGGTTTCGTCAAATAATGGATTAATAAGGTTGAATGATATTAAAAAATTATCAGACAAGAAGGTAAGTACATTTATTGCCGAAGATGGTTTGCAAAGTCGCGATTTCAACTATAATGCATGTTATCAGGATAGCAAAGGTTATTGTTATTTTGGGGGTGATAATGGATTTAATGTTTTCCATTCTGATAGTATTACCTCTAATCCATATCCACCTGAAATTTTCTTAGCCTCTATTAATGTAGAAGGGCAAAAAGTAGTGTCTGGAACTAAAGTATACGGTAGGGTAGTTATAAATAAATCAGTATACGAAACCAAAAGCATTGAATTAAGCTATAAGGTACGCTCATTTACTTTATTCTTTAATGTTTTGCATTATGCTAATGCCAAATCAAACCGTTATAAATATAAATTTGATGAGGATGAAATCTGGAATTATGCTGATGCTACCAATAACTACATCACTTTTTGGAATCTTAAACCTGGCTTACACCATTTAATTGTATATGGAATAAATGCCGATGGTAAAGAAAGTTTGAGTCCCGTTGAATTAAAAGTGAATATTTATCCTCCGTTTTGGTATAGTACATGGTTCATACTTGTAGTTGTTGTATCAATTGCTTTGTTGATATTAATAGCTATTTATATGAAAGAGCGAAGGCTGTTGTATCAAAAAAGTAAATTAGAAAAAGTAGTAGCTATTAAAACTAAGGAACTTATGTTGCGAAACATAGAACTTAGTAAGCAAAAGGAAGAGATTGAAGATCAAAAAGAGGAGATAATTAATCAGAGAGATGTTATCTTCGAGAATAATAAGTTATTAGAAGAATATGCTAATAACTTAGAAGTGAAAGTAGAAGAGAGAACAGTGGAGTTGAGTAAAGCAAAAATTAAGGCAGAAGAAAGTGATCGATTGAAAACTTCATTTCTTAAAAATATTAGTCACGAAGTGCGTACTCCGCTTAATGCCATTATGGGCTTTATAAATGTAATAGGTGATGATTTGACTAATCCAGATAACCTTCGGTTTTTCGAAGTGATTAAATCAAGTGGATATACATTAATGAAAACCATTGAAGATGTAATTGATTATGCCAAAATAGAAACGGATGCCATTAATGTATTTATCGAAAAAACATCCATCGAACAATTGTTGCAAGAGCTGTTTGAACATTATAAGGTTGAATTATCTCGCAATAATGCCGAATACAATCAAACAGTTGATTTAAAAATTGAACATTTGGTTAACGATTTTAACGATTATACCTTTACTGATAGGGATAGGTTGAAGCAAATATTGGATAATCTACTTAGTAATGCGATAAAATTTACACATCAGGGAGAAATTGTTTTTGGGGTTTCCTATTCGTCTAGTTGGCATATTGGTTTTTACGTGAAAGATACAGGTATTGGAATTCACAAAGTAGATCAAGATAAAATTTTTGATCGCTTTCGAAAAATTGAAGAGAAATCACAAAATCTATATCGAGGTGGAGGTTTAGGGTTAGCTATCTCAAAATACCTTGTAGAGTTATTAGGTGGTACAATAGAAGTCGAGTCTTTGAATGGTAAGGGTAGTACTTTTAGTTTCACAATTAAGAATTTACATCGAACTAGTAATAAACAGAATTCTATTTGTTTAAAATCAAATAAGTAG
- the mbhE gene encoding hydrogen gas-evolving membrane-bound hydrogenase subunit E, with translation MILTAILLAFLSALLPFLFSKIEKVQGWLVALIPAVLLAAFTSLDVLNQSTIVEANTWLPELGLNINFYIDGLSSLFIYLVLGMGVFVFAYANGYMKSYSGKSKFYSFLVLFMAAMLGVVSAGNMILLFIFWELTSISSFLLISFFHDKENSRKSALQALLITGIGGLSLLGGFVIIGSIVGSYEIQDWIKNAELIRSSSYSTVALILIILGAFTKSAQFPFHFWLPNAMAAPTPVSAYLHSATMVKAGVYLLMRLGPVFGPTDLWQFTLPLFGSITFLLGAFFATVQTDLKRIFAYTTVSSLGALVMLIGIDTDLSIMAALMFLLVHSLYKGALFMLAGIIDKKVGTRDIRLLGGLWRKMPLVTIISVLVLTSMAGVPPLIGFLGKEMIYEAKLQVPDAAPYMTTFSVLGNIFMVFVSIYVAYQVFFRNQTKWPKEPSRASISKVFGPFLLATFSLLFGILPQRYIQPYLQLAIDSVRPEDIKFSIHLWHGFSLVLLLSIVTVTVGVLLFVFRKRTLTLFTWVYENIFQFQFSDNFFKWIDNFMKFNKKKADWVQHGYQRFYLATIFSFAALFLWYVIFHTDGRPVTIEFDSLSWVLAVISIVIVTLSFLSLPSTLRRISVITIIGGVGYGISAIYLMYGAIDLAITQFLVDSLTVVLLVLVLPKLPKLVIYTKTKGAIKDLLIAGSFGSAMGIIAFTAATNPDVDKISEYFKEFSLSIAHGKNIVNVILVDFRGIDTMGEITVLVLASLGIYSLLKIKKAR, from the coding sequence ATGATTCTGACTGCAATATTATTGGCCTTTTTGTCGGCTTTGTTACCCTTTTTATTTTCGAAGATCGAAAAAGTACAAGGATGGTTGGTAGCATTAATCCCAGCAGTATTGCTGGCTGCCTTTACTTCATTGGATGTGCTAAATCAAAGTACGATAGTGGAGGCTAACACTTGGTTGCCTGAACTAGGCTTAAATATCAATTTTTATATTGATGGATTAAGTTCACTGTTTATTTATCTGGTTTTAGGTATGGGTGTTTTTGTATTTGCCTATGCCAATGGATACATGAAAAGCTATAGTGGCAAGTCGAAGTTTTATAGTTTTCTGGTACTTTTTATGGCTGCCATGTTAGGCGTGGTTAGTGCCGGAAATATGATTCTGCTATTCATCTTTTGGGAGTTAACCAGTATCTCTTCCTTTCTGTTGATTAGCTTTTTTCATGATAAAGAAAACTCGCGAAAGTCAGCTCTACAAGCCTTATTGATAACAGGTATTGGTGGGTTGTCGCTACTTGGAGGTTTTGTTATAATTGGCTCCATCGTGGGAAGCTACGAAATACAGGATTGGATTAAAAACGCTGAGTTAATTCGCTCAAGTAGTTATTCAACAGTTGCTTTGATTTTAATCATACTAGGTGCTTTCACCAAGTCTGCTCAGTTTCCATTTCATTTTTGGTTACCTAATGCAATGGCTGCTCCAACACCTGTTAGTGCTTATCTGCATTCTGCAACTATGGTAAAAGCAGGAGTGTATTTGTTAATGCGATTGGGTCCTGTTTTCGGTCCAACTGATCTGTGGCAATTTACTCTTCCATTATTCGGTAGTATCACCTTTTTATTGGGAGCTTTTTTTGCAACAGTTCAAACCGATCTGAAACGAATATTTGCTTATACAACGGTTAGTTCATTAGGTGCATTGGTAATGTTAATTGGTATCGATACTGATTTGTCAATAATGGCAGCGCTAATGTTTTTGTTAGTTCACTCGTTGTACAAAGGAGCTTTATTCATGTTAGCAGGTATTATTGATAAAAAGGTTGGCACACGAGATATTCGATTGTTGGGGGGATTATGGCGAAAGATGCCGCTTGTTACGATTATCAGTGTATTGGTGTTGACTTCCATGGCTGGTGTACCGCCATTAATTGGTTTCTTGGGCAAGGAAATGATTTATGAAGCTAAATTACAAGTGCCGGATGCAGCTCCTTATATGACTACTTTTAGTGTGTTAGGTAATATATTCATGGTGTTTGTATCGATATATGTAGCCTATCAGGTTTTCTTTCGGAATCAAACAAAATGGCCCAAAGAACCCTCAAGAGCAAGTATTTCTAAAGTATTTGGTCCGTTCTTATTGGCAACTTTTAGTTTACTTTTTGGAATTCTTCCGCAACGATATATTCAACCTTATTTACAATTGGCTATTGATTCTGTGAGGCCAGAAGATATTAAGTTCTCTATACATTTGTGGCATGGATTCAGTCTTGTATTATTGTTGAGTATTGTCACGGTTACAGTTGGTGTCTTGCTATTTGTTTTTCGAAAGAGAACACTAACTCTATTTACATGGGTGTATGAAAATATATTCCAATTTCAATTTTCTGATAACTTCTTCAAATGGATCGATAATTTCATGAAGTTTAATAAAAAGAAAGCAGATTGGGTTCAGCATGGTTATCAGCGTTTTTATTTGGCAACAATCTTCTCATTTGCAGCTCTATTTCTATGGTATGTTATTTTTCATACTGATGGAAGGCCAGTAACTATTGAGTTTGATTCTTTGTCGTGGGTATTAGCTGTTATAAGTATTGTAATAGTAACACTTTCATTTCTGTCTTTGCCTTCAACATTACGTCGAATATCGGTAATTACCATCATTGGTGGTGTTGGATATGGTATCTCAGCTATTTATTTAATGTATGGTGCAATCGATTTAGCAATTACTCAGTTTTTGGTTGATTCATTAACTGTTGTCCTGCTCGTATTGGTATTACCTAAGCTTCCAAAACTGGTAATATACACTAAAACCAAAGGTGCTATTAAAGACTTATTGATTGCCGGATCCTTTGGTTCTGCAATGGGGATTATTGCTTTTACTGCTGCAACCAATCCCGATGTTGATAAAATCTCAGAGTACTTTAAAGAATTCTCGTTGAGTATAGCTCATGGAAAGAATATTGTGAATGTAATTCTGGTTGATTTCAGAGGAATTGATACTATGGGTGAAATAACCGTTTTAGTGTTGGCCTCACTGGGTATTTATTCATTATTAAAAATTAAAAAAGCACGATAA
- a CDS encoding MnhB domain-containing protein, whose protein sequence is MNAILLQLAARVIRVVMIIASVFVLFRGHNEPGGGFIGGLLAGGGIVLYVIAYYNHPLLSKTLRALAPMRVIGLILALGSGILGMLFGESFLHALWWKIKLPLIGAIDISTPLIFDIGVYFAVIGVMVMVILLLMEDRKWS, encoded by the coding sequence ATGAATGCAATATTATTACAATTAGCAGCCAGAGTTATCCGTGTGGTAATGATTATAGCTTCGGTATTTGTTTTGTTCCGCGGCCACAACGAACCAGGTGGCGGTTTTATTGGCGGACTTTTGGCCGGAGGAGGAATTGTACTGTATGTAATCGCTTATTATAATCATCCGTTATTGTCAAAAACATTGCGTGCCCTGGCACCCATGCGGGTTATTGGTTTGATTCTGGCTTTAGGTAGTGGAATTCTGGGGATGTTGTTTGGCGAAAGCTTTTTACATGCCTTATGGTGGAAAATTAAATTGCCATTGATTGGAGCTATTGACATTAGCACACCACTCATTTTTGATATAGGAGTGTATTTTGCTGTGATTGGCGTAATGGTGATGGTAATACTTTTATTGATGGAGGACAGAAAATGGAGTTGA
- a CDS encoding NADH-quinone oxidoreductase subunit K, with protein sequence MELILSIVIAVLYTVGVFFLLRRSMIRIILGVLFLGNATNLLIFVASGVTPNAQPSFLSSTEAASSNLADPMPQALILTAIVISFGIVAFLLTLLRKTYEITGENDMDQLK encoded by the coding sequence ATGGAGTTGATATTATCTATAGTAATTGCTGTATTATATACCGTTGGTGTATTCTTTCTGTTACGCCGAAGCATGATTCGAATCATACTTGGGGTGTTGTTTTTAGGCAATGCCACTAATTTATTAATATTTGTAGCATCCGGAGTTACACCTAATGCTCAACCATCGTTTTTATCATCAACCGAAGCAGCTTCATCTAATTTAGCTGATCCAATGCCACAAGCTTTGATCTTAACGGCTATTGTAATCAGTTTTGGAATTGTTGCTTTTTTGCTAACGCTTTTGAGAAAAACCTATGAGATTACGGGGGAAAACGATATGGATCAGTTAAAGTAA